Part of the Nitrospira sp. genome is shown below.
GGCGAAACACCTCGGTGGCCCTGGATGCCAGCGGAGAATCAATATAGATGGGAATCGGATCAATGCGATCCTCGGCGACGAGTTCTTTGATCCGCATGACGAGCTCCTGCGTTCGCCCGACGGCAAAGGCCGGCACGATGATCTTGCTCTTGTGCGCTTTGGCGTGGGCGATTAGTTCCTCAGCCTTTGTTTTCATCGCCTCGCCGGCTTGGTCGTGCAGACGGTCGCCGTAAGTCGATTCCAGAATGAGCACGTCACAGGAAGGTGGCGGTTCGGGATCGCGCAAAATCGGCATATGCGATCGGCCCAGATCGCCGCTAAAGAGGACGGTGGTCGTATTTCCTCGAACCGTATACTTCACACGGACCGCGGCCGATCCGAGGATATGCCCGGCATCGTGAAACGTCGCCGTGACTCGGGGGGCAATCTTGACCGCATCATGATAACGCTCGCCGACAAAACGCCTGGTGATGGCCTCGACGTCATCGCTATCGAATAGAGGCTGCACGCACTTCTTGCCCCTCCGCCGCTCTTTTTTATTCACATAGCGGCAGTCGCTTTCCTGAATCCTGGCCGCATCCTGCAACATAATCGCGGTGAGATCCGCGGTCGCGCGCGTGAGGTGGACTTTGCCGGAAAAGCGCTGTTGCATCAACATCGGCAGGGCACCGGAATGATCGATGTGAGCGTGCGAGAGGAGGACGGCGGACAATCCCTTGGGATCAAAGCCGAGCTCACGATTCTGGATCGCCGCTTCTTCCCGCCTGCCTTGAAACATGCCGCAATCCAACAGGAGCCGGCAGCTGGACGTCTCGATCAGGTGCCGGCTCCCGGTTACCGAACGCGCCGCGCCATGAAAGGAGAGTTTCATTCCTTTGGCCTCACATCATGATTACGGGCAATTAAATCCCATGCTTCCTGCGCTGTCTCCGCATAGTGAAAGAGCCTCAGGTCTTGAGGCCCAATCAGTCCTTCCTCCACAAGGAATTCCCAATTGATCAACCGCTCCCAGAATGCCCGACCAACCAGCACAACACTGACCCCGGTCACTTTGCCGGTTTGGATGAGAGTCAATGTTTCAAACAATTCATCGAGCGTGCCGAACCCCCCGGGAAATGCAACCAGGGCTTTCGCACGAATGAGAAAGTGCATCTTACGAAGGGCGAAATAACGAAACTGAAAACACAACTCTGGTGTGATGTAGGGATTCGGGCGCTGCTCGTGCGGCAGGGTAATGTTCAACCCGATGGACTTGGCCTGCACATCTGCCGCTCCACGATTGGCCGCTTCCATGATACCCGGTCCCCCGCCTGTCACGATGACATACTCACATCGCCCGTCTATCTGGCAGGAACTGGATACTAACCGGGCAAACTCACGTGCGACCTCGTAATACTTGGAGAGTTCTTGTTGGCGCTTGGCGACTGAGACGGAGCGCTGGAAGGCTTGATCATTCGGCTGCTGAGCCGCTGCTCGTTCGGCCGTGAGCAGGGCCGCCTCCGCTGCAACGGGCTCCTGTAATCGGGCGCTCCCGAATACCACGATCGTGGATTGAATCCCCTGCTCCCTCTGAATAAGCTCCGGCTTCAAAAGCTCAAGCCCGATGCGGACGGAGCGAAGTTCAGCTCGTTGGAGAAACTCAGTGTCCTTGTCGGCAGGGATATAGGACGAGGAAGCGAGAATGGCGTCGGAGAGGGAATAATCTTCAGGAGAGTCCATGACCGGCATTATAAAGGGAGGAGTAGGGGGCAGCAAATGGAGAAACGGTCGTGCTCGGGCAAGGGTTCAGAAGGGATACGGATTGAATCGTGGGCCGGAAAGCTGGCGGAGAAAACTTTGATGTGTCACAACCCAATTCTGGTCACAAAGAAGCTCGAACGCATCAACCCCGAAACCGCTACGAGAGATGATCAAGTCAGGGTCGACTGGAGACCAGGGCTTTACCAACCACCCAAAGTTTACCCGTGAATACTTCATGTCGAGGAAACGATAGGTGGCTACGACTCCAAGGTAGGAGTCGGTAAGAGAATCCGGCACGCCGAGCTTTCCGATGACATCGCTGAGAGTGGTTTTCCCTGGTTCGATGAACGCCACATCATTTGGTGTGATTGGCGTATTTAACTTAACCCGGATGACGTTACAGCCGGCTGCGGTGAGGCACAAGAGCACGATCAAGAGGCTATGGCAAGCCCACCATCGACGAGTGGCCATATCAATCTCCGAACGGCCAGAACCGAAACTCCATCCCATCTGTACGCTTGGAGACAATGACGTCCTCGACGGTTCCTTCTCGATTCAGAATCACAAACAAATCGTCGCTTTTAATAGAGAGTCGTGAAAAGTTGACAAGAATCAACAGGAGGCTTCCTGCTTTGGCATCGTACCGATAATACTGATAGACATCTCGTCCGTTGACTTGCAGCAATCGATCAGGCGCACCAAGTGCTGCGAGCACTTCGGCTTTTGACGATGTGCCCTTCTTGATGGAGGCGACGGCATCGGCCCTGATTTCATCGCCGAGGGTGCCTCGGCTGAAAGCACATC
Proteins encoded:
- a CDS encoding MBL fold metallo-hydrolase — its product is MKLSFHGAARSVTGSRHLIETSSCRLLLDCGMFQGRREEAAIQNRELGFDPKGLSAVLLSHAHIDHSGALPMLMQQRFSGKVHLTRATADLTAIMLQDAARIQESDCRYVNKKERRRGKKCVQPLFDSDDVEAITRRFVGERYHDAVKIAPRVTATFHDAGHILGSAAVRVKYTVRGNTTTVLFSGDLGRSHMPILRDPEPPPSCDVLILESTYGDRLHDQAGEAMKTKAEELIAHAKAHKSKIIVPAFAVGRTQELVMRIKELVAEDRIDPIPIYIDSPLASRATEVFRRHPECYDEETYRTFTEDGDPFASRYIRFVSSPDDSKRLNAMKGPMIIISSSGMCEGGRVLHHLKHAIEDEANVIVFVGFQAEHTLGRKLVEGWDVVPIFGVPTKRRAQVVKFNGLSAHADRNDLLAYVRAINPLPSKVFIVHGEEKQALSLGVAIQSEHPSIDVTIPHRGSSHEI
- a CDS encoding TIGR00730 family Rossman fold protein — translated: MDSPEDYSLSDAILASSSYIPADKDTEFLQRAELRSVRIGLELLKPELIQREQGIQSTIVVFGSARLQEPVAAEAALLTAERAAAQQPNDQAFQRSVSVAKRQQELSKYYEVAREFARLVSSSCQIDGRCEYVIVTGGGPGIMEAANRGAADVQAKSIGLNITLPHEQRPNPYITPELCFQFRYFALRKMHFLIRAKALVAFPGGFGTLDELFETLTLIQTGKVTGVSVVLVGRAFWERLINWEFLVEEGLIGPQDLRLFHYAETAQEAWDLIARNHDVRPKE